From Pseudomonas sp. CCI4.2, one genomic window encodes:
- a CDS encoding type VI secretion system tip protein VgrG: MSQAAVPAFTLNVKGVESRHFQVLAFDGTEAVSTPYAITVELVSRSSGIELSDLLHKAAFLGIGPDGEGIHGQIHSIHKSDSNARLTHYVAVLKPSLAYLEHSSHRRSFQQMSVPAIILEVLKEHGLFDGLDVQFDSGVTRAPVRDYCVQYDESDLHFVNRLCEEDGWFYRFEHSADGHRLIFADDEIMFPHAARLALPFKPLNGMVPEDCSIQSFGVRLAARTSHVVHRDYDFQKAGYLLESVRSPQATPAQAQRGEALHVEPKFEHYVYPGRFLEDDHGRRLSNRDLERHRTDFQLADGSSDHPVLRSGTVIQLEEHPQLKWNNPWVLVSIKHEGRQPQVLEELGADAPVAAGKIAQGYRNSFTAIPETIQFRPALRHPKPLIHSTQTAKVTGPEGEEIHCDKFGRVKVKFHWDRRELNDETTSCWVRVASSWAGNSHGAVTLPRVGMEVLISYLEGDADRPIIMGCLPNSLNPVPYELPANKTKSVFRSRSSKASQGFNEVYFEDRDGAERVYLRAQRDMEQLIQNDSRLEVRGQRLETIKGNSTTVIKAEQHLKVTGARKVQLSAGDHLQVAGSSHTRVGGALVIDAAEEVHLSGANIVIDGGITLTLSINGQHLVLNPAGIFSSVPILCGGAPVPGTPAVPLSPDDAMLLSTDELDRTLIYTGQIPSAGLDVVASRPPSAPTPRSSKTPDATPFSN; encoded by the coding sequence ATGTCCCAGGCCGCCGTCCCAGCCTTCACGCTGAATGTGAAAGGTGTTGAATCCCGCCATTTTCAAGTCCTCGCATTTGATGGCACCGAAGCCGTCAGCACGCCGTACGCCATCACCGTCGAACTGGTCAGTCGGTCGTCTGGTATTGAGCTGTCGGACCTGCTGCACAAGGCGGCTTTTCTCGGTATTGGCCCGGACGGTGAAGGCATTCACGGGCAGATTCACTCCATCCACAAAAGCGATTCCAATGCCCGGCTGACCCACTACGTCGCGGTGCTCAAACCATCTCTCGCGTACTTGGAACACAGCAGCCACCGCCGCTCGTTCCAGCAGATGAGCGTGCCGGCGATCATTCTTGAAGTGCTCAAAGAACACGGCCTGTTTGACGGCCTGGACGTGCAATTCGACAGTGGCGTGACCCGCGCTCCGGTCCGTGACTATTGCGTTCAGTACGACGAAAGCGACCTGCACTTCGTCAATCGGCTGTGTGAAGAAGACGGTTGGTTTTACCGTTTTGAGCATTCGGCTGACGGCCATCGGTTGATTTTCGCCGATGACGAAATAATGTTTCCCCACGCGGCGCGGTTGGCGCTGCCGTTCAAACCGTTGAACGGCATGGTGCCCGAGGACTGTTCGATTCAGTCCTTCGGCGTGCGCCTGGCGGCACGCACCAGCCACGTGGTGCATCGCGATTACGATTTCCAGAAAGCTGGTTATTTATTGGAAAGCGTTAGAAGTCCGCAGGCGACCCCAGCCCAAGCCCAAAGGGGTGAGGCCCTGCATGTCGAACCGAAGTTTGAGCATTACGTCTATCCCGGTCGTTTTCTGGAAGACGATCACGGCAGACGATTATCCAACCGAGACCTGGAACGGCACCGCACGGATTTTCAACTGGCCGACGGCAGCAGCGATCACCCGGTGTTGCGCAGCGGGACGGTGATCCAGCTGGAAGAACACCCGCAGCTGAAATGGAATAACCCGTGGGTGCTGGTTTCAATCAAGCACGAAGGGCGGCAGCCGCAGGTATTGGAAGAATTGGGCGCTGACGCCCCGGTCGCCGCCGGGAAAATCGCTCAGGGTTATCGGAATTCCTTCACCGCCATCCCCGAAACCATCCAGTTTCGCCCCGCCTTGAGGCACCCCAAACCGCTGATTCACAGCACCCAAACCGCCAAGGTTACCGGCCCGGAAGGCGAAGAAATTCACTGCGATAAATTCGGCCGGGTAAAGGTCAAGTTTCACTGGGACCGCCGCGAGCTGAATGACGAAACCACCAGCTGCTGGGTGCGGGTGGCGTCGAGTTGGGCGGGCAACAGTCATGGCGCGGTGACCTTGCCTCGGGTCGGCATGGAAGTGCTGATTTCTTATTTGGAAGGCGACGCGGATCGGCCGATTATCATGGGCTGTTTGCCGAACAGTCTGAATCCGGTGCCCTACGAATTACCGGCGAACAAAACCAAAAGCGTGTTTCGCAGCCGCAGCTCCAAGGCCAGCCAGGGCTTCAATGAAGTCTATTTTGAAGATCGCGATGGCGCTGAACGGGTCTACCTGCGTGCCCAGCGCGACATGGAGCAATTGATTCAGAACGATAGCCGCCTTGAAGTGCGCGGTCAGCGGCTGGAGACGATCAAAGGCAACAGCACCACCGTTATCAAGGCCGAGCAACACCTCAAAGTCACTGGCGCGCGCAAGGTGCAGTTGTCAGCGGGGGATCATCTGCAAGTGGCCGGCTCCAGCCACACCCGGGTCGGCGGCGCACTGGTCATAGACGCGGCGGAAGAAGTACACCTTTCTGGCGCAAATATCGTTATCGATGGCGGCATCACGCTGACCCTCTCCATCAATGGTCAGCATCTGGTGCTCAACCCAGCGGGCATTTTCTCCAGTGTGCCGATTCTGTGCGGTGGCGCACCTGTTCCGGGGACGCCGGCTGTGCCGTTGTCGCCTGACGACGCCATGCTGCTAAGCACGGATGAACTGGATAGGACGCTCATTTATACAGGGCAAATACCGAGCGCGGGGCTCGACGTGGTCGCGTCAAGGCCTCCATCAGCGCCAACCCCCCGGTCCTCTAAAACCCCCGATGCCACTCCGTTCTCCAATTGA